The proteins below come from a single Asanoa ferruginea genomic window:
- a CDS encoding TetR/AcrR family transcriptional regulator: protein MVAASGDGQPDGRPTRLPRSARRKQLLAAAQEVFVAQGYHAAAMDDIAERAGVSKPVLYQHFPGKLELYLALLDKHCDAIVAKVQAAMEATNDNKERVRGAVEAYFDFVDHESEAFRLVFESDLRNEPAVRERVERVERGCIAAITDTIISDTGVSKSRAELLASGLVGAAETAAQFWLAGGRQVPKAEAEALLAGLSWRGIASFPLQGDPQEGAWTEGEPA from the coding sequence ATGGTGGCGGCTTCGGGCGATGGACAGCCGGACGGACGGCCTACCCGGCTGCCCCGGTCTGCGCGCCGCAAGCAGCTGCTCGCGGCGGCCCAGGAGGTGTTCGTCGCGCAGGGCTACCACGCCGCCGCGATGGACGACATCGCCGAGCGGGCCGGTGTCTCCAAGCCGGTGCTCTACCAGCACTTTCCCGGCAAGCTCGAGCTCTACCTGGCCCTCCTCGACAAGCACTGCGACGCGATAGTCGCGAAGGTGCAGGCGGCGATGGAGGCGACGAACGACAACAAGGAACGCGTACGCGGTGCGGTCGAGGCTTATTTTGACTTCGTCGACCACGAAAGTGAGGCGTTCCGGCTGGTCTTCGAGTCTGACCTGCGCAACGAGCCGGCCGTCCGGGAGCGCGTCGAGCGGGTCGAGCGCGGCTGCATCGCGGCGATCACCGACACGATCATCTCCGACACGGGCGTGAGCAAGTCGCGGGCCGAGCTGCTCGCCTCGGGCCTGGTCGGCGCCGCCGAGACCGCGGCCCAGTTCTGGCTCGCGGGCGGTCGCCAGGTGCCCAAGGCCGAGGCCGAGGCCCTGCTGGCCGGGCTCTCCTGGCGGGGCATCGCGAGCTTCCCCCTCCAGGGTGACCCCCAGGAAGGCGCCTGGACCGAG